The Corvus hawaiiensis isolate bCorHaw1 chromosome 9, bCorHaw1.pri.cur, whole genome shotgun sequence genomic sequence GCTGGGGCCAGGAGCTCTCAGCTCTGCCTTGCTGCCCTggaacacacagagctgctcttgatcactaaagttaaaaataaccCTCACCCACAAAAAGGGTTAAAGGGCAGCTTGCAAAGTCATTTTGCATCCATCCATTTACATATAAATTAGATTTCTTTCCCAGTTCTTGTCCTTTGCAAACAAGTTCCCAGTTGTGCAGGCTAACAGCCATGCTTCCAGAAAGGCTTGAAGGGTTCATGCCTAAAACCCTTCCTTGTTTGGCTGGTAGGAGTCTGGAGGGCCATGCCCCTTGTGATTTCATCTTTGATGGAGAGGAGGAACTTTAaacccccccccgccccgtgTGAAGTGCAGCATGAGAATCCTCTGCTCTCACAGAGGAGATTGGTGTGGCGTGTCTGTTTCTAGATTATCACACAAGACATCAGTGCTTGCTAGATTAGCTCATAACTACCACAGTGAGGTTTTTACAACTCCTTTTTCCCCACTGAATGAAGGTTTAACAAGTGCCCTGGCACTCCAAATGAAGGAGTCTGTCCTTTTAAATGCATTAAGCTTAAAAGTCCCACTGGCTGGAGACAATTGGATTGGTACCTTCACTCTGGATGTGCAATGGCATTCACAAAGCACGGATTCAGGAAGGCTTTCAGATTCATTACAGTCACTGTATAGAGGAAGTAAAAGAGTAACTTCCATGCAGAGCTTGAAAAGCACCTTAAAAGCAACCGCAGATCTCATTCCCACTTGATGCATGACTGAAACAAGATTTTTGTTTCAACTGCAAGCCGTGAACaagaaaagagatttaaagTCCAAGCTGACACCTAGATCTAACCAGTCTGCTAATCACAGCTTAAAAGTGAGACTTTCCTTTTGTAAGGAGGAAGCCCCCCCACTCCTCACCTTGCAGATGTGTGTAGAGTTCAGCCACAAACACACAGGGAGGATCAGTCTAGCAGGAATCCTGAGTTATTCCcaccaaagcagagctgctgtttcagcaggttttttcccttcccttgggTGCTTCCAGGAGAGGAGGCCACATTCATTTTGTCTGCCAAGGTGTGATACTCTGATCACTCACATCAGTGTTTTGATCCATGTGTGTGAGCGTGCTGCAAAGTCCCAAAGGGATGTGCTGACCAGTGCCCTGCTTCTGTGTCCTCAGGATGCTGGACGACTTCTCCCATGAGTTAGACAGCACTCAGTCGCGCCTTGATAATGTCATGAAGAAGCTCGCCAAAGTGTCTCACATGACGAGTGGTAggtcctgggaagtgggatCCAGTCCTGGAAAGGGAGAGACAAGCCATTGGATCTTCAGGCCGGAACACTGTGTTCCCACCcagcggaggggagggagcagctctcagctctTGAAAGAGGGGGAAAGCTTCCAAGCccggcagctgctcctgcccaggcactgctctgctgcctgtcccttgcctttgttttatttacagATGCCTTTCTAtttatgctgctgctgctgggaaaatcCCCCTCTAGCTGGTGGGAGGGGAAGCTTtgcagcctcctgctctgctgcagtttcCCGGGCTGCCTGTGGAACAAAAGCTGCCAAGGTGCCATTAAACACCGGCCACCATGTGTGGCTTCCCCCGCACCAGAATGCCTGCAGCAAtccccttcccaaatcccacctgccCTCAGGCTGCTGGCGCCTGCAGGCCTATTGTCGGTCACATCTCTCAGCTGGTAGAGGAAAGAGCTGAATTCTGTGCTGAACCCACAGAAAAGTCCTTATAAGGCTGTGCGTGAAGCCGGGGGCTGGCGGGGCGCCGCGGGCAGAGCAAACAGGAAGCCCGGCCTGCCTGCTGGGAAGTCCCGCGCTGCCGGCTGCCTTCGAGCCTGGCACTGTGCCCGGCCAGCGCCTCCTCCAGCACCCCTCTCCCTTAGGTGCTCAGTACCttgggaaggcagcagccagTCAGGGGTAAAAgcattcctgctctgcaggattAGGCTGTCCGAGGGATTTATGAGGTGGTGGGAGCACAGCTCTAGAGAGACCACTTGGAGTACTGACAGTGCACTTTAGGTCACCAgtagctcagcagcagcagagccatgggTGAACCCTGTGTCTCTGTCCTTTCCTCTGGGAAAAACCATGGGCCTTCACAGAGTGTTTCTGAGTGTTGTGAAAGAGCATTTCTGCTGGCATCACATGTGCCAGGGAGGGTGGAGGGCTCTGAGATAGCTGCTGGGCCTAGGAGTTGAGGGGGTGccagcagccctgtccccactgctgcaccatcatCTCACAGGGGCAGACAGCGGCTCTCAGAGGTGATGTAGCATTGAGCCAATGATGTGTAAAGATGTCCAGGGAAACCTGATTCCTGGCCCTGTCCTCAGGGAAGCTGCCACAATCTCTTCCTGGCAGAGCTCCTCACGGCAGCTTTCACCGGATCCCTTCTTGTTCCTCTGGCAAACAGATCACTCCATGAATgaacagcaaacacagcagctctctgcttGTTCCTCCCAATTGCTTTTGAGCCAGCTTTTCAAAGCTGTTTGAACTTGGTTGGGAAGAAGCCTCAGAATTCCCACAGCTGTTCCCAAACCCCAATGTATCCTGGAGGAGAATTCCTCACTGCAATATACAGCGCCACAGCCTTTCTCCCACAGGAACTTGTTTAGGCTTTTTACAGCTTAAGCTTGAATTTGGTTCCTAGCAGTACATGCAGAAAAATGCTCCCCCAATCTTCCTTCTCCACTAAAGCAGGAAGActgacatttccttttctttccagatcGACGGCAGTGGTGTGCAATTGTTGTCCTCTTCATCATCTTGCTAGTGGTGCTCATCCtaatttttgttctgtgatGACAAAAACTGAACTTCCTGGGACGCCCCCTCCCCGTCCCCTCGCCCCGGCAGTGCGGGGAAGTGAAACTCTCCCCGTTTCCGTCCGCCCACCGAGATCCCCGGCAGGAACACCTGCACCCAGCTCTCGCCATCCTCCTCCGAGGACTGCAGCTTGGCTTTGCCAGCATCTCCCCTGGCCCCGGGGAGAGGGGGGGAGGACtggagctgcctcctcctccgTGCGATGCAATCTGGACCTGGGCTCCGGGCCTGGATCCAGGGAACTGGAGGGGGACCTGGCCCCCGCGCTTCCACCCGGTGCAGGTAGGAGCCGGTGGGATGCGGACACAGAGCAGCGAGCCCTGGGGAGGACGGGACGGGGGGGAGGAATTACTGAATTCACTGAGCATTACAAACTGCATTGCCAGTGCCAGCCCCAAGCATTACCGGGAAGGGTGAAACCCCCCCCAAgccagggcaagggaggggagccctggccctgctccccctgcccctccctgcctcctgtgGGCTGGCTCTGTGCCACCAGTTCACTGCCGAGAGAGCACAGCGAGTCCCAGCAGAGCTTTCCTACCCTCTACAcctgggcagaggcagagctgtaGGGTCTCGTGTCCTGCCATCGGCCACCGAGGCCCTGTCAGACACTCCAGAGCTTTAAACCTGGGGTGCTGCACGCCGAGCACTGGCAATCAGCCATGAGCCAGAGAGGGAGAGTCTTAAAGCTTTTAGAATTGCCTCTCTCGTTATATAGGCCTCTAAAGCTCATTGACTGATGCTTTATTTGCCCTTGCATAACTGAGTCACTGCTTCTGTTTAACAGCTGCTTCCCTTTGGCAAGTGATTTGTCAGGTCtaaaataacttattttttttaaggaaaaaaaagactttaaagatttttttgatGACCATTCGAGCTACGTTCTCTGTGGGTGCACGACACGCATAATCAGAGGAGCGGTGCTCAGTGATGTATTTTAAGTGTATATGAACTTGTAAATAGGATGTCCTAATTTTTCCCCAACCACTATTTTTTGGACACCTCTGTTGTCAGCAACCAAAAGGCAGGAGATTCAAAGCTAGATCACGTTTCCATATTCCTTCCCAGTCCTTTTGTTACCTCCCAGTTGTTTGTCACTCGAGTTGTCTCAGCAGAGTTGGATTCCTTACAGGGAATGTAGAGTAGCCAGGCGGGCAATACCAAAAATGTGGTGAAAAAAGAAAGCTCACTTGGGCAGCGTGACCGGGGAGGAACAGGTGGAGGGGTCGTGCTGCACACACCGATTGTGGAATATGGGGTGACTCTTCAGGAAAGCAAAAACGGTTTCTTACTCCAGTCGGCTCCCATATTTTAAGTTGCAGACATGAAAAGactcagcacaggctggctTATGGCTCCcagatggggctgggggaggaagTTAATTGGCACTGACGCAAAGACTTCTACTGAAATTGCAAATCACCCCCAAAATCATCCCCCCCGCCTTAGAATCTCACCACCGGACGGCTTTACCTCCGGGACTGAACACTCCTCCCCCCTGGCTTCGTGGCTCCGTCCAAGGTCTGCGTGGCCCTCCCCCCGTCCCTCCCGCAGGCGCTGGACGCGCAGCCGGCGGCTCTGTGCCTTCCGCAGCCGGGCAGGGCTGGACGgagcctccctgcctgcctgggtgCTCCTCAGTAACGCACACCTGGTGCCTCGGCGCCCACCTGCACTCATGATTCCACAGTGGCTCCTTATCCTTGCAGAGCATCCTGTTTCTGGTTACGCTGCAGGGAGTAGGTGGTGTCTGCTTTCCAAGGCCGGCTGTGGCAGTGCCTGCACCGCTCCGTGCAGGAGCGTCTCCCCAGGAGCGTGGgtctgggcagggagcagggctcgCTGCCAGCCGGTGTTTGCACACCTCTGATCCCCGCGTTACTTACAGCGTGGTTGTGCATCCTTTGGGAACGACGCCCATGCAGCACCGCTCCTTTGGTAGTCCAGGAGGCGGCCCAGCTGCTGGCATCACCACAAGCCACCCAAGTGTCTCTGGTCCCTTCCCCTGTGtacatttgcttttctgtcGCTGGTGGTGCCCCTCCCTTTAACACTAAATAAAGGTGCAGCAGCGCAGATCTCCGGTCCTTCTTGCCCGACTCTTGCTCCTGGGGCAAGCTCGGGGTTTCCTGGCACCACAGAGTGGGAAAAGCTCTCCCACCAGCATTTGCCAGGCATTACCCTCCTGGCTTTTGAGGCATAAGCAGCATCTGCAGTTTCTGGGGTCACCTCAGCATTGTGGGCTGCTGTGCCCAGACGTGGggttgctgcagcagctgtacCCAGATGTGGGGCACCACCGTGCAGAGGGCAGCCATTGCTGCCATGCCATCGCTGCTGGAGAGACCCATTCCACACATGTGTTTTGCCTTCCATGGCTGGAAAAAAGAACCCCTCAAATTCCCCAAGGAGGCCTGCAGGTGGCTGAGCCCCCCCAtctgcctgcccagggccccGCCAGCACCACAACACGGTCAGGAGGTGGCTGGTGGAGCAGCAGGGGCATGGGAAAACACGTAGCAAAGGCCCCACGCCAGCAAGCACcaccccagcccctccatgCCACAAGCCAAGGGCACTGTTTTGTTATTGCAGAGATGTATTTTTGGGTTTtagtttgaaataatttaaaataacccCAGCAGCCCTCCAGCACagggtggcagtgctggcagggagccTTCTGTCTCCTGGAGTCAGGGAGATGGGGTGTCCCCGTGCTGGTCACCCCAGTGCCCAGCGGGACAGACCCACCCAGCTCTGTCGGGGCCaggctgtcccctgtcccccacACTTGGGCAGCTCCTGGAGACTCTGGAGGGTCCTTGGTCCCACACTCTCTCCCAGGGGGCCAAGGAAAGCCACCTGTCCCCACTGCAGTGGATCCGGGCAGGTCCTGGCACTGCGAGGCAGCTTGGTTGGTCCATGCCGTGCTATTCTGCAGCATCCTGGGACATCCTCCTCCCgccaggctctgcaggagccGTGCCAGGGCTACCGTGGCGCCGGGCGGTGCCGGAGCACGCGGAGGGACAGGGTGTcggcctggagcagcagctcgcGGATGcgggccagccccagccctgagaCGGCCGCGCCGTTGACCTGCAGGATCTCATCCCCCACGCCCAGGAGCCCCGCATAGAGCTTGGCTGTGCCGGCATCCGCCATCTCCTGCACATAGACACCTGCGGAGGGAACAGGGACGGCTGAGGGCCCTTCCTGCCCCTGGGGTGCCCAGGGACTGCACAGAAACCTGTGAGAAACAGCCTTGAGCATGGGCTGCGTGTCTCAAGCCAGGTGCTGATGGACACGCAGGACTGTGGCCAAAGCCACGTGTGACAGCATCCCCCCACCTGCCATCACCTCTGGGGCTCAGCAGCCATGGAGCAACCCCACCCACCCATGCCCAAGCTCGCTCCTGGGGTGGGACAAGAGCCACTGTGGAGGGACTGTGCTGCACCAAAGCTTTGGGATGATCCCACAGTACCTGTGTCGGGCCGGCCGTGCCCAGAGGTGACGGAGAACCCAAAGGCGCCATGGGGGGGtcgctgcagctccagctggctgGTGCCATCAGGGAAGACCTCGACCACACGCCCCACTGCGCGCAGCTGGACGGGCGCCCCGATGTCCTCCACACTCAGTGAGCGCTGCGGCCCTGAGCCCCCCTTCCTGTAGGGAGAGGGAACATGGGTGAGTGGGGatgggaagctgctggagaCCAGGTGATGCAGCCCCTGGCTACACCAAGCAACCACAACACCCCAAAACAGCCTTCCCGGGCACAGCAGGAACGTGCTGGGCCCCATCCTACCTGTCAGCCGTGGTCTGGGGCAGGAGGTAGGCGCTGGCACGGGGTGCCTTGCCCAGTTGGGAGTGCAGGCTCTGGATAGAGGCGGCTTTTTGGGGCTGGCAGAAGGGTGACACCTGGGGAAAAGCACCTGGCTGAGATGGGGACAAACTGCAGCACCGCAGTGCTTCACCCACTGATGTGccaagggagaggaggaaatttGGGCATCCCACCCCTCTGAAGAACTCCCCAACTCACTGCTGAGGAAGAACAAGCATGTCTACTCTTCCACTacccccctctctccctccttcccccttccacTTCCCACTTGGCTCTGGGCTTTTCAAACCCAGCAGGTTTAGGGTGGCACATGCCCCCATGCCCCTCCAGGACCGCCCGAGCCATAAATCCATATTCAGGAATacttcatcccagcccagcatccctTCTCTAGTGCCACCCCCATCTCCCTGTGGGTACCCCCCGCATGGGGCAATGTCTGAGCTCACCAGCTGCAGGGACTGCAGGGACGGGGACTTCTTGACACCAGGACCGCCCAGCGGGGAGCCGCCGGGGGCCGGGAGCTGCTCCATGCTGTAGCAGCGGAAGCGGCCCAGGCGCTGCTTGGTGCTCTGGCTCAGGCTGCACAGGAGCTTTTTCAGCCCTGACGCTGAAGCGCCGCTGCCCTTACGGCTCACTGGCCGCCCCGGCTCCCTGGGTGGAGAGGGATGGTGGTCACTCACCACGCGTCTGGGGCAGCAGCGGGACCGGCAGCTGCCGCTGAGCTGCGGGTGCATCCTGCCCTCGCCTTGGCAGCCCTGAGAGCTGCAGCACGGTGAGATCAGGGGCAGCCGCCTCCCCGCAGCAGGGACCCAGCACACACAAGTTTGTCACTACCCAAAGCGACCCCAAGGGCTCTCTCCCCGTTTGCCCCATTATTTCAGGGGTGTAACACCTCTCAAAACTCCCCTGCTTTGCCCCAAGGGATCACATCCTGGGAATGGGCTCAAAGGACCCAGCACTACCTCACAACTCTCCTGCCGGGCTGAGACACGCAGTGCCAGGCACAGGGCCGGCAGGATCGCACTTGGAAAGCCCCAGGACAGCTGATTTTCCCCCAAAGGGGAGAACCCGACACCAGCAGAACACCTCTGTCACATTTGCTGCAACACCCCTGGCAGAACCAGATGCGGGGAAACGCAGctcccccaaacccacagcaaCATACGGGCGCATTGTAACCCATTTTGTGGTTTCTGGGAGGTTTTTGGAGCCAGGGAGCTCAACCCAGGAGCATCCTGCAGTGCCCAGGAGGGATGCTCAGGGCTCCACGGTTTGGGATGCCGCGGCCCCTCGTGCTCACTCACCCGTGCGCCGCGCTCCCGGCCGggtgcggctgctgctgcgCTCCCGGCGTCCCGGCAGCTTCCCCGGCGGGACGAGCAGCCTCCGGGGGCACGGGGGTGACGGGGCTGGCAGCGGGGTGTGGCAGTGCTCCTGGAACCACAGCGGGACAGTCACGCGCCTGCTTCACTGGGACCCCCCCAGCACGCCACGCGTGGGCCTCACCTCTGGCCATCCCCGGGGCGTCCTGCCCGTGGGTGTTGTTGCAGTTGTTGGTGGACAAGGCACGGAGGGGGCTCCCCGGGAGccacctggggctgcagggaccccGCCGCtcgcccggccccgccgtgcccccgGGCTGGGGTGGGGCGGCGCTGCCTGCCTCCGGCTCCGGGCCCCGGGCGCCTTGGCTCGACGCctggcggctgctgctggagagcagcgcTTTCCTGCAAGGCACCTGGGAGCAGGCCTTCTTGGtaggagggggagcagggacgTGGGTGCCTGGAATGGGGGTGCTGGTCCTCAGCTGCGGGGAAGGCTCCGGGGGCTCACTGGGCTGCTGCGGGGGACGAGCAGTGTCTCCCACTCCCTTGCTGCCCCCGAGATGCCGATGGGGTTCCCCATCTTCCCGGCTGCTGGTTCTTCCCGGTGGTGGGGGGCAAATGGCCCCCGTTTGCTTCGTGGCACCACCCGAGTCCTCGTTATTGGGGCCACTGCTGGCCACACACATCCCCTTCCTAGCCCTTGCCTCTGGCTGCGGGACAGCACGGGGAGTTCTGTGGCCGCGAGTCCCGGGGTCCCGGTGCCCCTGCAGGTGGGGGCTGCGGGGTCTGGCCTCCTCGCTGTCCGTCCGGCAGCCGTCGGAGGTGTCGGTGCTCTCCAGGGCCGAGTCCACTTCGTCAATGTAGGTGATGTCCCCGATGTAGGTCTCCTTGATCTTCTCGGTGTGGATGCGCTGCCGGGAGGGCAGGATCCACAGCGGGGACCCTCCGGGACCCAGAGGCCTGATTTTAGGCTCTGTCTGGGCAGCGCTCGGCCCCCTGCCATCTCCTGGGACGCTTCTTTGTGCCGCAGGGCTACTTCCGGCCACGTCGGGGGCAGCTTGCGTGTCCGTGCCCCGGCCGGCGGCAGCACCGAGGAAGGAGCCGCAGGTGCTGCACTTGCCCCCGACCACGAGGTCGCCACTGCGGGCTTTGGGCTGGCCAGCCCCGTCCTCCGGCTGCCTGTTGCCGGCCGGCTCCGGCGAGGGGAGCGCCGAGCCCAGCGCCCGCCGGTGCCGCAGCTGCAGCCGCTCCAGGTACCGCACCTCGGCGTCCCGGGCCGACTCGTCCTCGAAGCGGACGCGGGACGGGGACGGTCCCCGCGGCCGCTGCGGCCGCCCGCAGCTCGACTCCCCGCTGGACGAGTCGCTCAGGCTCCCGCCGTCCCGCGGGGCGACGCTCGGCCTCCCGCTGGGCTCCCTGCCATGGGGACAGACAGACGGACGCAGGCGAGCTGCAGGGACTGCCCGGCAACCCTGGGAAAGCAGGGCGGGAGAGGGAAAACCCAGTGCAAAAGATGGGGCAAGGAGGAAAGTCCGCCCGGTGCTCCCTGTCTGCGTACAGCCCTGCTTCCCTCCAGCCCGACGCTGGAATCCGGAGAGGCTGCGGCACCTCCCTGCTACCACGGCTCGACCTCCATcgccccttccctgccccgagGTGTGTGGTTAATCATTCCAGGAACACCACATCGCACATGACCCGGCACACATGGCGAGATGCCGCTGTGGTGCAGCCGCCAGCAGCGAGTTCCCCCAGGAAAACATTCCCCATCAGCTGCGAAACGCCATCCTCCCACCCTTAATACTTCCATAAAACACAATTAACTAAACACCTCCCAAACATTGTGCCGCAAAGAGGTCGGGCGGGGGGTGCCCCTGCACCCAGGGTCCGCGGCTGCACCGCGCACGCAGAGGGGTCGGTCCCGGCTCCACACGCGTGCCTGCACACATGTGCGCGCTCCGGATGCGTCCCAAACCcggctgcagccctgggaacaCCGCGGGGGCAGGAAGGCGGCACTGACctggggcgcggggcggcggcggggaggaggaggatgtcGTGGCTGGCGCGCAGGGGGTTCGTCCGAGCCTTCATGCGGGCgcgctgcagcagctgcttggcCTGCTCGTGCCGCGGGCTCAGCTCGAGCTCCTGCCCGGCCACAAAGGCCCTGCAGCCCCGCAGCGGGGAGGGggattaggaaaaaataacaggGATTAGACGTGGTTTAACAGTGACGACgaggctgctctgcccagggaaaACGGGGCTCAGCCGCCATTC encodes the following:
- the KIAA1614 gene encoding uncharacterized protein KIAA1614 homolog isoform X3 yields the protein MKPITNIKRHSLKRQPEQGRDAPGPLRPLVPPGTAALAPPALSRCCSGGLMEGSPPAEARRLPRPPKQHIQSGGQSPASLERPEAARGPHAVLEGKVKALKEKRGGRPGTPAAAPERPSPKKPRPRRGKPGAEAAAVEPRAQLRTYLTDGLLDGGEPGSPPAPRTGTPGLWRVPAPRGDAPGGPELPPDKGSRSWRSASLHERPSPGEEARAPLRDRGRPSASPPSAESWERLSLAERVERNRRLLQEVLGLAAPEMPVSDGDWDSGVSLQDAEGCRAFVAGQELELSPRHEQAKQLLQRARMKARTNPLRASHDILLLPAAAPRPREPSGRPSVAPRDGGSLSDSSSGESSCGRPQRPRGPSPSRVRFEDESARDAEVRYLERLQLRHRRALGSALPSPEPAGNRQPEDGAGQPKARSGDLVVGGKCSTCGSFLGAAAGRGTDTQAAPDVAGSSPAAQRSVPGDGRGPSAAQTEPKIRPLGPGGSPLWILPSRQRIHTEKIKETYIGDITYIDEVDSALESTDTSDGCRTDSEEARPRSPHLQGHRDPGTRGHRTPRAVPQPEARARKGMCVASSGPNNEDSGGATKQTGAICPPPPGRTSSREDGEPHRHLGGSKGVGDTARPPQQPSEPPEPSPQLRTSTPIPGTHVPAPPPTKKACSQVPCRKALLSSSSRQASSQGARGPEPEAGSAAPPQPGGTAGPGERRGPCSPRWLPGSPLRALSTNNCNNTHGQDAPGMARGEAHAWRAGGVPVKQARDCPAVVPGALPHPAASPVTPVPPEAARPAGEAAGTPGAQQQPHPAGSAAHGEPGRPVSRKGSGASASGLKKLLCSLSQSTKQRLGRFRCYSMEQLPAPGGSPLGGPGVKKSPSLQSLQLVSPFCQPQKAASIQSLHSQLGKAPRASAYLLPQTTADRKGGSGPQRSLSVEDIGAPVQLRAVGRVVEVFPDGTSQLELQRPPHGAFGFSVTSGHGRPDTGVYVQEMADAGTAKLYAGLLGVGDEILQVNGAAVSGLGLARIRELLLQADTLSLRVLRHRPAPR
- the KIAA1614 gene encoding uncharacterized protein KIAA1614 homolog isoform X1, whose protein sequence is MSEEGLEVGRRGSHPKCQGLMLEETSCPACAVLAKGSWSFWEPLVAFLQLISSPRCCPASTVADQPSPGLFGVCAFILLFKSLHRLLQSISLQKRAQRPEITLSLLLLTAAASRRFNPSHGSLLAFPGCWHSLAGGRSPPAALALAPHPSSMGTSPRHVSPPQPRQRSQDPFVEWDAGLMEGSPPAEARRLPRPPKQHIQSGGQSPASLERPEAARGPHAVLEGKVKALKEKRGGRPGTPAAAPERPSPKKPRPRRGKPGAEAAAVEPRAQLRTYLTDGLLDGGEPGSPPAPRTGTPGLWRVPAPRGDAPGGPELPPDKGSRSWRSASLHERPSPGEEARAPLRDRGRPSASPPSAESWERLSLAERVERNRRLLQEVLGLAAPEMPVSDGDWDSGVSLQDAEGCRAFVAGQELELSPRHEQAKQLLQRARMKARTNPLRASHDILLLPAAAPRPREPSGRPSVAPRDGGSLSDSSSGESSCGRPQRPRGPSPSRVRFEDESARDAEVRYLERLQLRHRRALGSALPSPEPAGNRQPEDGAGQPKARSGDLVVGGKCSTCGSFLGAAAGRGTDTQAAPDVAGSSPAAQRSVPGDGRGPSAAQTEPKIRPLGPGGSPLWILPSRQRIHTEKIKETYIGDITYIDEVDSALESTDTSDGCRTDSEEARPRSPHLQGHRDPGTRGHRTPRAVPQPEARARKGMCVASSGPNNEDSGGATKQTGAICPPPPGRTSSREDGEPHRHLGGSKGVGDTARPPQQPSEPPEPSPQLRTSTPIPGTHVPAPPPTKKACSQVPCRKALLSSSSRQASSQGARGPEPEAGSAAPPQPGGTAGPGERRGPCSPRWLPGSPLRALSTNNCNNTHGQDAPGMARGEAHAWRAGGVPVKQARDCPAVVPGALPHPAASPVTPVPPEAARPAGEAAGTPGAQQQPHPAGSAAHGEPGRPVSRKGSGASASGLKKLLCSLSQSTKQRLGRFRCYSMEQLPAPGGSPLGGPGVKKSPSLQSLQLVSPFCQPQKAASIQSLHSQLGKAPRASAYLLPQTTADRKGGSGPQRSLSVEDIGAPVQLRAVGRVVEVFPDGTSQLELQRPPHGAFGFSVTSGHGRPDTGVYVQEMADAGTAKLYAGLLGVGDEILQVNGAAVSGLGLARIRELLLQADTLSLRVLRHRPAPR
- the KIAA1614 gene encoding uncharacterized protein KIAA1614 homolog isoform X2 — translated: MSEEGLEVGRRGSHPKCQGLMLEETSCPACAVLAKGSWSFWEPLVAFLQLISSPRCCPASTVADQPSPGLFGVCAFILLFKSLHRLLQSISLQKRAQRPEITLSLLLLTAAASRRFNPSHGSLLAFPGCWHSLAGGRSPPAALALAPHPSSMGTSPRHVSPPQPRQRSQDPFVEWDAGLMEGSPPAEARRLPRPPKQHIQSGGQSPASLERPEAARGPHAVLEGKVKALKEKRGGRPGTPAAAPERPSPKKPRPRRGKPGAEAAAVEPRAQLRTYLTDGLLDGGEPGSPPAPRTGTPGLWRVPAPRGDAPGGPELPPDKGSRSWRSASLHERPSPGEEARAPLRDRGRPSASPPSAESWERLSLAERVERNRRLLQEVLGLAAPEMPVSDGDWDSGVSLQDAEGCRAFVAGQELELSPRHEQAKQLLQRARMKARTNPLRASHDILLLPAAAPRPREPSGRPSVAPRDGGSLSDSSSGESSCGRPQRPRGPSPSRVRFEDESARDAEVRYLERLQLRHRRALGSALPSPEPAGNRQPEDGAGQPKARSGDLVVGGKCSTCGSFLGAAAGRGTDTQAAPDVAGSSPAAQRSVPGDGRGPSAAQTEPKIRPLGPGGSPLWILPSRQRIHTEKIKETYIGDITYIDEVDSALESTDTSDGCRTDSEEARPRSPHLQGHRDPGTRGHRTPRAVPQPEARARKGMCVASSGPNNEDSGGATKQTGAICPPPPGRTSSREDGEPHRHLGGSKGVGDTARPPQQPSEPPEPSPQLRTSTPIPGTHVPAPPPTKKACSQVPCRKALLSSSSRQASSQGARGPEPEAGSAAPPQPGGTAGPGERRGPCSPRWLPGSPLRALSTNNCNNTHGQDAPGMARGALPHPAASPVTPVPPEAARPAGEAAGTPGAQQQPHPAGSAAHGEPGRPVSRKGSGASASGLKKLLCSLSQSTKQRLGRFRCYSMEQLPAPGGSPLGGPGVKKSPSLQSLQLVSPFCQPQKAASIQSLHSQLGKAPRASAYLLPQTTADRKGGSGPQRSLSVEDIGAPVQLRAVGRVVEVFPDGTSQLELQRPPHGAFGFSVTSGHGRPDTGVYVQEMADAGTAKLYAGLLGVGDEILQVNGAAVSGLGLARIRELLLQADTLSLRVLRHRPAPR
- the KIAA1614 gene encoding uncharacterized protein KIAA1614 homolog isoform X4; translated protein: MKPITNIKRHSLKRQPEQGRDAPGPLRPLVPPGTAALAPPGLMEGSPPAEARRLPRPPKQHIQSGGQSPASLERPEAARGPHAVLEGKVKALKEKRGGRPGTPAAAPERPSPKKPRPRRGKPGAEAAAVEPRAQLRTYLTDGLLDGGEPGSPPAPRTGTPGLWRVPAPRGDAPGGPELPPDKGSRSWRSASLHERPSPGEEARAPLRDRGRPSASPPSAESWERLSLAERVERNRRLLQEVLGLAAPEMPVSDGDWDSGVSLQDAEGCRAFVAGQELELSPRHEQAKQLLQRARMKARTNPLRASHDILLLPAAAPRPREPSGRPSVAPRDGGSLSDSSSGESSCGRPQRPRGPSPSRVRFEDESARDAEVRYLERLQLRHRRALGSALPSPEPAGNRQPEDGAGQPKARSGDLVVGGKCSTCGSFLGAAAGRGTDTQAAPDVAGSSPAAQRSVPGDGRGPSAAQTEPKIRPLGPGGSPLWILPSRQRIHTEKIKETYIGDITYIDEVDSALESTDTSDGCRTDSEEARPRSPHLQGHRDPGTRGHRTPRAVPQPEARARKGMCVASSGPNNEDSGGATKQTGAICPPPPGRTSSREDGEPHRHLGGSKGVGDTARPPQQPSEPPEPSPQLRTSTPIPGTHVPAPPPTKKACSQVPCRKALLSSSSRQASSQGARGPEPEAGSAAPPQPGGTAGPGERRGPCSPRWLPGSPLRALSTNNCNNTHGQDAPGMARGEAHAWRAGGVPVKQARDCPAVVPGALPHPAASPVTPVPPEAARPAGEAAGTPGAQQQPHPAGSAAHGEPGRPVSRKGSGASASGLKKLLCSLSQSTKQRLGRFRCYSMEQLPAPGGSPLGGPGVKKSPSLQSLQLVSPFCQPQKAASIQSLHSQLGKAPRASAYLLPQTTADRKGGSGPQRSLSVEDIGAPVQLRAVGRVVEVFPDGTSQLELQRPPHGAFGFSVTSGHGRPDTGVYVQEMADAGTAKLYAGLLGVGDEILQVNGAAVSGLGLARIRELLLQADTLSLRVLRHRPAPR